A region of the Conyzicola lurida genome:
GTTGAGCTGGTACGTGCGGTCGAGCACGAGGCCGCGCTCTTCGAACAGGCGGGCCAGCACGCGGTGCGTGATGGTGGCGCCGAGCTGGCTCTTGATGTCGTCGCCGACGATCGGCACGCCGGCCGCGGTGAACTTGTCCGCCCACTCCGGGTCGCTTGCGATGAAGACGGGAAGCGCGTTGACGAAGGCGACGCCCGCGTCGAGCGCGGCCTGAGCGTAGAACTTGGCGCCGTCGTCGGACCCGACGGGGAGATAGCAGACCAGCACGTCGGCCCCGCTGTCGCGCAGTACCTGCGCCACGTCGACCGCGGGCGCATCCGACTCGGTGACGACCTCGCGGTAGTAGGAGCCCAGTCCGTCGAGGGTCGGCCCGCGCTGCACGGTGACACCCGTGGGGGCGACCTCGGCGAAGCGGTAGGTGTCGTTCTTGCTGGCCCACATGGCCTCGGAGAGGTCGACGCCGACCTTCGCGTCGTCGACGTCGAAGGCGGCCACGAACGACATGTCGCGGATCGAGTGCTCGCCGAACCGGGTGTGCATCAGTCCGGGGACGACCGATTCGTCGTCGGCGGCGGCGTAGAAAGTTACGCCTTGGATGAGGGCATTGGCGCAGTTGCCGACACCGGCGATGGCGATCCGGATGGTCATGTGTACTTGTGCTCCTTGAGGGATGGTGCTCGTACTGACTACACTAGGCAGGTTGCCCCGGTTAATTTGGCCAGGGCACACGTCAACACCCTCCTGCCACAGATCGTCTGTGGCCGTAAAGTCCGAAGGAGGTGGGTTAGTGACGAATCAGTACGAACTCATGGTCATCCTCGATCCAGAGATCGACGAGCGCACCGTGGCTCCGAGCCTCGATAAGTTCCTCAACGTCATCCGCAACGATGGTGGAACCATCGACAAGGTAGATGTCTGGGGCCGTCGTCGCCTTGCATACGAGATCAACAAGAAGGCCGAGGGCATCTACGCCGTCGTCAACTTCACCGCGACCCCCGCAGCGACGACCGAACTCGACCGCCAGCTCGGTCTGAGCGAAGCCGTTATGCGCACCAAGGTCCTCCGCGCGGAAGAGGGCTTCGCCCAGGTCGCCGCCGCCAAGAAGATCGCCGACGAGAAGGCCGCCCGCAAGGCTGCTGCACCCGCCAAGGCTCCCGCTGCTACTGACGCCAAGCCCGCCGCTGCTTCCGCAGCTGCAGCCCCGGCCGCAGAGTAATCATGGCCGGCGAAACCATAATCACGGTTGTTGGCAACCTCACGGGTGACCCGGAGCTGCGGTACACGCAGAACGGCCTCGCGGTAGCCAACTTCACGATCGCTTCGACCCCGCGCAACTTCGACCGCGCGGCCAACGACTGGAAAGACGGAGATGCTCTCTTCCTGCGCGCAAGCGTGTGGCGTGAGTTCGCCGAGCACGTCGCGGGATCCCTCACCAAGGGTTCGCGCGTCATCGCTACCGGTCGCCTGAAGCAGCGCTCGTATGAAACCAAGGAAGGTGAGAAGCGCACGAGCATCGAGCTCGAGGTGGACGAAATCGGTCCGTCGCTGCGTTACGCAACCGCCCAGGTAACCCGTGCAGCTTCTTCCCGCGAAGGCGGCGGAGCACGTGGTGGTTCACCGCAGGGCCAGGTTGCCGAAGAGCCGTGGGCCGCAAGCGCGCCCGCAGCCTCGGCCGCTGGCGACGTGTGGAACACGCCGGGCAACTACACAGACGAAACGCCCTTCTAGGCGCTCACTCACTTTTTAGGAAAGAAGTAAACCCATGGCTGGAAAGAGCAGCGGCGACCGCCGTAAGCCCATCCGCAAGGGCAAGGACGGCAAGAACGCCGCTCCTGCCAAGTCGATCCGCGTTGGCGTCATCGACTACAAGGATGTTGCAACCCTTCGTAAGTTCATCTCGGACCGCGGAAAGATCCGCGCCCGTCGCATCACCGGTGTCTCCGTCCAGGAGCAGCGCCTCATCGCCCGTGCCGTCAAGAACGCGCGCGAGATGGCACTGCTTCCCTACGCCGGCTCAGGCCGTTAAGGAGCATTGATATGTCTAAGTTGATCCTCACGCACGAGGTCACCGGCCTCGGTGCACCCGGCGACGTCGTCGACGTCAAGAACGGTTTCGCTCGCAACTACCTCATCCCCCAGGGCTTCGCCGTGGCGTGGACCCGTGGTGGAGAGAAGCAGATCGATTCGATCAAGGCAGCCCGCGCAGCGCGCGAGCACGCCACCCTCGAAGAGGCGCTCGACCTGAAGGCCCGCCTTCAGGCCACGACCGTCTCGCTCAAGGTGAAGACCGGAGACGGTGGCCGCCTGTTCGGTTCCGTCAAGACCGGCGACATCGCTGACGCGGTTGCCGCTGCCGGACTCGGCAACGTCGACAAGCGCAAGATCGAGATC
Encoded here:
- a CDS encoding inositol-3-phosphate synthase, with the protein product MTIRIAIAGVGNCANALIQGVTFYAAADDESVVPGLMHTRFGEHSIRDMSFVAAFDVDDAKVGVDLSEAMWASKNDTYRFAEVAPTGVTVQRGPTLDGLGSYYREVVTESDAPAVDVAQVLRDSGADVLVCYLPVGSDDGAKFYAQAALDAGVAFVNALPVFIASDPEWADKFTAAGVPIVGDDIKSQLGATITHRVLARLFEERGLVLDRTYQLNVGGNMDFKNMLERSRLESKKISKTQAVTSNIAAHLPADDVHIGPSDHVPWLTDRKFAYVRLEGHGFGNAPTSLEYKLEVWDSPNSAGVVIDAIRAAKIALDAGLGGPLEAASAYFMKSPAVQYPDPVARELLETFIEEN
- the rpsF gene encoding 30S ribosomal protein S6, with product MTNQYELMVILDPEIDERTVAPSLDKFLNVIRNDGGTIDKVDVWGRRRLAYEINKKAEGIYAVVNFTATPAATTELDRQLGLSEAVMRTKVLRAEEGFAQVAAAKKIADEKAARKAAAPAKAPAATDAKPAAASAAAAPAAE
- a CDS encoding single-stranded DNA-binding protein, whose product is MAGETIITVVGNLTGDPELRYTQNGLAVANFTIASTPRNFDRAANDWKDGDALFLRASVWREFAEHVAGSLTKGSRVIATGRLKQRSYETKEGEKRTSIELEVDEIGPSLRYATAQVTRAASSREGGGARGGSPQGQVAEEPWAASAPAASAAGDVWNTPGNYTDETPF
- the rpsR gene encoding 30S ribosomal protein S18, which codes for MAGKSSGDRRKPIRKGKDGKNAAPAKSIRVGVIDYKDVATLRKFISDRGKIRARRITGVSVQEQRLIARAVKNAREMALLPYAGSGR
- the rplI gene encoding 50S ribosomal protein L9, with amino-acid sequence MSKLILTHEVTGLGAPGDVVDVKNGFARNYLIPQGFAVAWTRGGEKQIDSIKAARAAREHATLEEALDLKARLQATTVSLKVKTGDGGRLFGSVKTGDIADAVAAAGLGNVDKRKIEISAPIKVMGTHEATIRLRDDLVATITLTVVSAK